AGCGCAGCCGTTCGCGTCGTCGCTGAAGGTCGATCGCGACGTCACGGGCGAGCTGTGGCGGTGGCTCACGGGGCACCTGGTTCACTGGAACACTTCGCACCAGCTGTGGGACGTTGTGATGACCGCCGTCTTCGGTATCTGGCTCGAACGGCTGTCGCGGCGTGCGATGATGATTGCCGTGGTGCTGGCGCTCTTGTACGGATCGATGGTGTTCGCGACCGTGGAGACGGACCTCGCAACGTACCGCGGGTTGAGCGGCATCGCGTGTGGACTAGTCGCCGCTTGCGGTGTTGTCCTGTGGCAACGCGGGGATCTGCTGGCGTCGCTCGTGCTGCTCGTCGGCCTTGTCGCGAAGGTTCTGGGTGAAGTGATCGCGGGCGATGCGCTGTTTGTCGACGGCACATTCGAGAGCCTGCCGAGCGTCCACATCGCAGGTGCGGCTGCCGGCATCGTGGCTACCTTCTGCCGTGGCCGACCGGGTGACGAACGTTGACCTCGCCCCCAACGCGGCGCCGGCCCACTTCGTCGATCACGCCTTCGAGCGGACGTGGACCGTCCGCCGACCGGTTCGGCCGCTGTGGGAGTGGTTGAACGATCCGCGGACGTTCACGGAGTCCCAGGTCTGGCCGTTCCGCGTGGAGTTCATCGATGATCCGAACCTTGGCGTGTCGGGCATGCAGCAGGGCGTCTTGAACATCCATCACGGCCCGCTGCTCAGCGTCCACGGCCGCGTCGGCGACGTCCGCCCACCGGACGACGACGGCACCGGCGGCTATCGCGACCTGCAGTACGGCTACGGCAGCTACGCCATTTCGCTCCGCCTGGTCCGCCCGACGCGACTGCAGCTCTGGGTCGATCGCAAGGACGACGCAACGAGCACGCTGCGTGTCCGACTCGATAGCTTCGTCACGCCGAAGTTCGAACGCTGGTGGGAGCGTGGCCTGCGGCTCTTCTGGTCGCGGTTTCCCAATTGGGCCGAGCGAGGGTGACGTGCGTGCCTGAAAACTCACGCGTCGTCATCGCGATCGAAGAGGGTGCTGGCCGAACGAGCGGATGACGACGAAAGGCCAAAGTTTGCTCGGAGCAGGCCGAAGTCGTCGAGCTGAGTCGTCGCGTCGTAGGTGAAGTCGCCTGACGCCCAGAACGACGCCTGGCCGAAGCCGCTGCGGAGTCGGCCGAAGTCGGCAAGATCCACGCTGCCGCTGAGATCGGCGTCGCCGAGGAGGGCGTAGCTCAGAACGAAGTCGTTGCTGTTGAGTGACGTGCCGGAGATCGTCGAGAGCCCGAGTGTGTTGGCGTAGCCGTAGCCGATGCCGTCAGCCAGCGACGAGTCGCGAGAGACGCTGCTGGTCAGGCCTTGCGTTCCCAGCCAAGTGCCGCCCGCGTAAGCCTGCTCAATGCGAGTCTGGAAGAAGGTGTCGTCGCCAGGCGCTCGGTCGCGGAGGATGAGTGTGCTGTCGCTCAGGTCCAAGAGTGGCGCCGACGATCCGATGTTTGGCAGACCGAAGGTGTTGCTCACGTCCACGAGACTCTGAACGCCTGGAGCGATTTCGAGCGTGGCGCCCGCGAAGAGCTGGAGATCGCTGAAGGTCTGGCTGCCCGGAAGCGCTACACGCGTCGTGCCGACTTCGTCGTCGTTGAGGCGGAGAACGTCATCGCCTGGTCCGGCGTCGATCGTGAACAGCTCGCCGGGACGCTGGCCCTCGATGTCGATCACATCGCTGCCAGCGCCGGTGCGAATCGTGGTGACGCCGGGCTCGCCTGTAACGAGGATGGTGTTGGCACCGCTGCCGGTGGTGATGTCGAAGGCGTCGATGCCGTCGAACGAGGCGAGGGTGGTCGTGCCGGTGCTGGGCGACGTACGCAGGCTTCCGGACTGCGCACTACCCGGATCGACATTGAGCGTGAGGTCGCGTGCGCTCGTGCTGATCGAATCGTCGGCGATGAGCGTGTCGAAGCCGCCGTTGCCACGGAGCACGACCGCCTGACGGATGTCGTCAAGCCTTCGGGTGGTTGGGCTCAGTCGGAACGTGTCGTCGGCGTTCCCGGCGACGATTTCGGTGATGTCGAACGATGTGCCGTCGATGTCGTACAGCGTCGGCTGCGGGCTGCCGAGAATCAGGTTGCGGTCGCCGCTGAACTGAATCTCGGGGCCGCTGCCTTTGACAAGCCGGTCTTGGCTGAGTCGCGAGTTGAAGACGAGAACGTCGGCACTGTTGGCGTCAAATCCGTCGAGCGAGTCGTCGAAGATGATCGGATTGTCGAACGAGTCGGCACCGCCACGAAGAATGAGCGGCCCGAGGATGTTGGAGTCGAGGTCGCCGCCGCCGACAGTCAGTTCATCAGCACCATTGTTGGCATCGACGGTCACCTCCGTCCCAGCGGCGGTGGAGAGGATGTCGATGTCATTGAAGCCGTTGCTCGCCTCGAATAGCAGCGAGCTGAAGCTCTCAAAGTCGAGTCCAGGGAAGATGCCGTTGGAGGCCCCCGGCTTGCGAAGTGTGGCGGCGGTCAGGACGTAGTCGTCGAAGCCGCCGTCAGACGTGTCGTCGACGACGAGCGAGTCATTGCCAGCGCCGCCAAGGAGGGAGACGAGGCCAGTGAGTGCGTCGAGGTCGCGTTCGACGGGCGTGAGCGAGGCATCATCATTTCCTCCACCTAAGTCAAGCTTGAGCGGGCCGGTGAACGCGTGCAGTCGGAACGACTCGCCGCGATCACCCGCAGTGACGGTGGTCGACTCGATCTCCTGGTAGAACGTGGTCTGGCCGCGAGCAGGGTCGCGAACGATGCGGTCGGCGAAGAAGTCCCAGCCGTCGAAGCCGACGGTGCCGATGCGATCGTCGACGTGCAGCGTGTCGGTGCCGATGCCGCCGTCAATGTCGACGTTCCGCAGATTCAGCGCGAGGTCACCGTCGCCGACGGTGATGGTGTCATCGCCGATAGCCGTGTCGACTCGGATCGTGGCGTTGTTCTGCGTGGCGAGGATGTCGACAGCGTTGTTTGCGTTGTTGGTGACGAGGCTGATGTCGTCGACGTTTTGGATGGCAAAGCTCTCGAAGCCACCCGTGTTGCCTGGCTTGGTGAGCGACAGGAAGTTGGGCTCGGTGCTCCGGTCGAATCGGTACGCGTCATCGCCACCTAGGTCGTTGTTGTCGTCGAGCAAGACCTGATCGCTGCCGAGGCCGCCTCGCACGGTTGTATTGCCGGCGAAAGAGTCGAGGCGTCCGATGGAGTTTCCGCCTGAATCGAACGAGACGTCAAAGACGTCATTGCCGTCTTCGCCGTAGATGTCGACGTCGAGCGATGCCTGTTTGCTCGCGAGGCGGAAGCTGTCGTTGAAGTCCGTCGCGAAGAGCGTGATCTGTTCGACGTCGAACGGATCGACCCGACTGAGGACACCACCCGATCGGCTGAGCACCCCGCCGACGATTGAGTAGTCGCGCCCGACAGTGGACGCATCATCATCAACGATGAGCACGTCGTTGCCAGATCCACCGTCGAAGCTCAGTTCCTCAGCGATGAGATCAAGATCGCCCTGGACGAACAAGTTGTTGTCGCCTGTTCCGGCGGAGATGTTGAGGGTTCGTGCAGGCTTTAAGAGCGTGACGCCACCGAAGCTCGGACCGCCGCGGGTGATAACAGCATCGCCGGTCGTCGCGTTGATGCTGAAGTCATTCCCGCCACCGCCGACGAAGTCGACGAGTGTCACTCGGTCAAACAGCCCGAAACTGTCAAGCGTGATCGGGGCACGGATCGTGTCCAGGTCACCGCCGCCGATTTGAACGAAAGCGTTGTCTGGCGACGACAACTCGAAGCCGACGCGTGCGTTGTCGGACACGGTGCCGAGGCTGAAAACACGAACCGTCGGCGCGGCCGAGCCGCTTGTCGAGAGGCGCAGTTTGTCGCCAGTCGCTCCTTGAACCGTGACCGTGCCAGCGGCGCTATTTATCTTTCGCAGAACGAGTCCACTGCTGCCGTCACTGACGTCAAAGGCAGTTGCGATCTGCAGCGTGTCGACAACCAACACCTCATCGGTTCCAGAACCCGTGTTAACGACGACGTTGCCAGGCACGACATCATCAAGGCTGTTGTTCGTGCTTCCAATCTGAACAACGTCGTTTCCTGATCCTGTTTCGACGACAAGGTCAAAGAGCCGACCGAACCCGGCATTGCTGATCTGACGCACGACGACGACGTCACGCCCGGCCTGTCCGAGCACGGTGACCGGCAGACTGGATTCAATGGCTGCGATGTTGATGTCAACCTCCACACCATTCAGTCGGAAGTCGATGTGCGGCGACGGATTGACGGAGTTAGCGACGCCAAAATCGATCTGCATGTTGTCGATGTTCGCAGCATCGTCGTTGCCCACGAACTCGACGGTCGTCGGGTAGAACCGACCTCCACTGCCCAGACGCACGAACCGGTCGGTCACCGTGAGCGTGTACGCTCCGCCGAACCCAGAGGTGGAATCGCCAGATCCGCTGGTCGAGTCGTAGAGGTCGTTCTCGGCATCGCTGACTCCGATGAAGAACGTGCCGGCTGTCGAGAACGTGTGCTCGAAGTAGCCGAAGCTCGCCTCTGTCCCAAACACCTCGTCGGGAGCTTGATTCTCGGTCTCCGTAGCGAGCTCGACCCCAATGCTGTCGAAGAGACGAAGACGCAGTGATCCAATGAGGCTGCTGGTTGGGTCCAGATCAAAACCGAACGTGTCGCCGGCATCGGCTTCGAAGCCGTAGAG
The sequence above is drawn from the Planctomycetota bacterium genome and encodes:
- the rrtA gene encoding rhombosortase; its protein translation is MTLALVLASLAAQPFASSLKVDRDVTGELWRWLTGHLVHWNTSHQLWDVVMTAVFGIWLERLSRRAMMIAVVLALLYGSMVFATVETDLATYRGLSGIACGLVAACGVVLWQRGDLLASLVLLVGLVAKVLGEVIAGDALFVDGTFESLPSVHIAGAAAGIVATFCRGRPGDER